Proteins encoded together in one Mycolicibacter minnesotensis window:
- a CDS encoding class I SAM-dependent methyltransferase, whose translation MKSTNPAGDPTGTPPGDAALPLTGERTIPGLDIENYWFRRHEVVYQHLAPRCRGRDVLEAGFGEGYGADLIAGVARRVIGVDYDDSAVAHVRARYPRVEAVQGNLAELPLPDAAVDVVVNFQVIEHLWDQAQFIAECARVLRPGGLLMVSTPNRITFSPGRDTPINPFHTRELNAAELTELLLEGGFVMDGMYGVFHGPALAAMDARHGGSIIDAQIARAVADAPWPPELLADVAGVTSDDFDILNAADRDIDESLDLVAIAVRP comes from the coding sequence ATGAAATCTACGAATCCCGCCGGAGACCCCACCGGCACGCCGCCCGGCGACGCCGCGCTGCCCCTGACCGGCGAGCGCACCATCCCCGGACTCGACATCGAGAACTACTGGTTCCGGCGTCACGAGGTGGTCTATCAGCACCTGGCGCCGCGCTGCCGCGGCCGTGACGTCCTGGAAGCCGGATTCGGCGAGGGTTATGGAGCCGACCTGATCGCGGGAGTGGCCCGGCGGGTGATCGGCGTCGACTACGACGACTCGGCAGTGGCCCACGTACGGGCCCGCTACCCGCGCGTCGAGGCCGTCCAGGGCAACCTCGCCGAGTTGCCCCTGCCCGACGCCGCCGTGGATGTCGTGGTCAATTTCCAGGTCATCGAGCACCTCTGGGATCAGGCACAATTCATCGCCGAATGCGCCCGCGTGCTACGGCCCGGTGGCCTGCTGATGGTCTCCACACCCAACCGGATCACCTTCTCCCCCGGCCGCGACACGCCGATCAACCCGTTCCACACCCGCGAGCTCAACGCCGCTGAGCTGACCGAACTGCTGCTCGAGGGAGGCTTCGTCATGGACGGCATGTACGGGGTCTTTCACGGACCGGCGCTGGCCGCGATGGACGCCCGCCACGGCGGCTCGATCATCGACGCTCAGATCGCGCGGGCCGTCGCCGACGCGCCCTGGCCGCCTGAGCTGCTGGCCGACGTCGCCGGTGTCACCAGCGACGATTTCGACATCCTGAACGCTGCGGACCGCGACATCGACGAAAGCCTGGACCTGGTGGCAATCGCGGTGCGACCGTGA
- a CDS encoding electron transfer flavoprotein subunit alpha/FixB family protein has protein sequence MAEVLVLVEHADGALKKVSSELITAARELGEPSAVVVGAPGTAAPLVDGLKEAGAAKIYVAESDVADSYLLTPVVDVLAGLAESAAPAAVLIAANADGKEVAGRLAARIGSALLVDVVEVKAGAKVLHSIFGGAYTVEAEPTGDTPIITVRAGAVEPAPAAGAGEQVTVEVPAAAENATKITSRQPAVAGDRPELTEAPIVVAGGRGVGSAESFSVVEELADSLGAAVGASRAAVDSGYYPGQFQIGQTGKTVSPQLYIALGISGAIQHRAGMQTSKTIVVVNKDEEAPIFEIADYGIVGDLFKVAPQLTEAVKARKG, from the coding sequence ATGGCTGAAGTACTTGTGCTCGTGGAGCACGCTGATGGAGCGCTGAAGAAGGTCAGCTCCGAACTGATCACCGCCGCGCGTGAGCTCGGCGAACCGTCCGCGGTCGTCGTCGGTGCCCCCGGCACCGCCGCTCCGCTGGTGGACGGGCTGAAAGAGGCCGGCGCCGCCAAGATTTACGTCGCGGAGTCCGACGTCGCGGACAGCTACCTGCTGACCCCGGTCGTCGACGTGCTGGCCGGGCTGGCCGAGTCGGCGGCCCCGGCCGCTGTGCTGATCGCGGCGAACGCCGACGGCAAAGAGGTCGCCGGACGGCTGGCGGCCCGGATCGGTTCGGCGCTGCTGGTCGACGTGGTCGAGGTCAAGGCCGGCGCGAAGGTGCTCCACTCGATCTTCGGTGGTGCCTACACCGTCGAGGCCGAGCCCACCGGCGACACTCCGATCATCACCGTGCGGGCGGGCGCAGTTGAGCCCGCTCCGGCCGCGGGTGCTGGTGAGCAGGTCACCGTCGAGGTGCCCGCCGCCGCCGAGAACGCCACCAAGATCACCTCGCGTCAGCCGGCCGTGGCCGGTGACCGCCCGGAGCTCACCGAGGCCCCCATCGTGGTGGCCGGCGGTCGTGGCGTCGGCAGTGCGGAGAGCTTCTCGGTGGTCGAGGAGCTGGCCGACTCGCTCGGCGCCGCTGTTGGCGCTTCGCGTGCCGCGGTGGACTCGGGCTACTACCCGGGTCAGTTCCAGATCGGCCAGACCGGCAAGACGGTGTCGCCGCAGCTGTACATCGCGCTGGGCATCTCCGGCGCGATCCAGCACCGGGCCGGCATGCAGACGTCCAAGACCATCGTGGTGGTCAACAAGGACGAGGAAGCGCCGATCTTCGAGATCGCCGACTACGGCATCGTCGGGGACCTGTTCAAGGTCGCCCCGCAGCTGACCGAGGCGGTCAAGGCTCGCAAGGGCTAA
- a CDS encoding 1,4-alpha-glucan branching protein domain-containing protein: MKEQSSGSVPGLFTLVLHTHLPWLAHHGRWPVGEEWLYQSWSAAYLPLVRVLRTLASEGRRNLLTLGVTPVVAAQLDDPYCLDGMQHWLANWQLRAAQATTLSDIRPFGLHECAAAEQALEEFALLWRHGASPLLRELVAAETVELLGGPLAHPFQPLLAPRLRQFALHEGLADARARLAHTPTGIWAPECAYTPGLEAEYAAAGISHFMVDGPSLHGDTTLGRPVGDSDVIAFGRDLAVSYRVWSPKSGYPGHDAYRDFHTYDHRTGLKPSRVTGRNVSPEQKAPYDPQRADAAIDAHVADFVAVVRKRLQAESERIGRPAHVVAAFDTELFGHWWYEGPTWLARVLRALPAAGVRVGTLSDAIHAGYVGAPVELPPSSWGSGKDWRVWSGEQVADLVQLNSEVVETALGAVDKALTQTATPSGPTPRDRVADQILREALLTVSSDWPFMVSKDSAADYARYRAQLHAHATREIADALASGHRDTAVRLADGWNKADGLFGALDARRLPR, translated from the coding sequence GTGAAAGAACAATCCAGCGGCTCAGTGCCGGGCCTGTTCACCCTGGTACTGCACACCCACCTGCCCTGGCTGGCGCACCACGGCCGCTGGCCCGTCGGCGAGGAGTGGCTCTACCAATCCTGGTCGGCGGCATACCTGCCACTGGTACGCGTGCTGCGGACGCTGGCATCCGAAGGCCGGCGGAACTTGCTGACCCTGGGCGTCACGCCGGTGGTCGCAGCCCAGCTCGACGATCCCTACTGCCTGGACGGGATGCAGCACTGGCTGGCGAACTGGCAATTGCGCGCCGCCCAGGCCACCACCTTGTCCGACATCCGTCCCTTCGGGCTACATGAATGCGCCGCCGCCGAACAGGCCCTTGAGGAATTCGCACTGCTGTGGCGCCACGGTGCCAGCCCCCTGCTGCGAGAGCTGGTGGCGGCCGAGACGGTGGAGTTGCTCGGCGGTCCACTGGCTCATCCCTTCCAGCCCCTGCTGGCGCCACGTCTGCGCCAGTTCGCACTGCACGAGGGACTGGCCGACGCACGGGCACGCTTAGCGCACACCCCCACCGGGATCTGGGCGCCCGAATGCGCCTACACACCTGGCCTGGAAGCCGAGTACGCGGCTGCCGGGATCTCGCACTTCATGGTCGATGGCCCGTCGCTGCACGGCGACACGACGCTGGGCCGGCCCGTCGGCGACTCCGACGTGATCGCCTTCGGCCGTGACCTCGCAGTCAGCTACCGGGTGTGGTCACCGAAGTCGGGGTATCCGGGCCATGACGCCTACCGGGATTTCCACACCTACGACCATCGCACCGGGTTAAAGCCGTCCCGGGTCACCGGCCGCAATGTCTCCCCCGAGCAGAAGGCTCCGTATGACCCGCAGCGCGCCGATGCCGCCATCGACGCTCACGTGGCCGACTTCGTCGCGGTGGTGCGCAAGCGGCTCCAGGCGGAATCGGAGCGGATCGGCCGACCGGCCCACGTGGTCGCCGCATTCGACACCGAGCTGTTCGGCCATTGGTGGTACGAGGGCCCGACCTGGCTGGCCCGGGTCTTGCGGGCGCTGCCAGCTGCCGGAGTTCGCGTCGGCACCCTCTCGGATGCCATCCATGCCGGTTACGTCGGCGCGCCGGTCGAGCTGCCACCCAGCTCCTGGGGCTCGGGTAAGGACTGGCGGGTGTGGTCCGGCGAGCAGGTCGCCGACCTCGTTCAGCTCAATTCCGAGGTAGTCGAGACCGCGCTGGGCGCCGTGGACAAAGCGCTGACGCAGACGGCGACGCCGTCCGGCCCCACCCCACGCGACCGGGTCGCCGACCAGATCCTGCGCGAGGCGCTGCTCACGGTATCCAGCGACTGGCCCTTCATGGTGAGCAAGGACTCCGCGGCCGACTACGCCCGCTACCGCGCGCAGTTGCACGCCCACGCCACCCGAGAGATCGCCGACGCACTGGCAAGCGGCCACCGTGACACCGCTGTGCGTCTGGCCGACGGCTGGAATAAGGCCGACGGTCTGTTCGGCGCCCTCGATGCCCGTAGGCTGCCACGGTGA
- a CDS encoding SDR family NAD(P)-dependent oxidoreductase produces MNDLAGQTALVTGGTAGIGLESARLLARHGAEVIITGRSRERGAAAVAELGGAVRFVAADLADLDSVGSLVRQCGDAVDIVVNNAAGFPGALTVEQDVASFTSTFDTNVRGAYFLVAGLVPGMLRRVRGSIVNVTSMVAHKGVPGASTYSASKAALESLTRTWAAEFGPHGVRVNSVAPGPTATEGVVAQWGDVNDELGQALPLRRTARAAEIAEAVLFLASPRASFITGSTLHADGGGAAA; encoded by the coding sequence ATGAACGACCTGGCGGGCCAGACCGCACTGGTGACCGGCGGGACCGCGGGCATCGGGCTGGAATCCGCGCGGCTGCTGGCACGCCATGGCGCCGAGGTGATCATCACCGGCCGTTCGAGGGAGCGTGGCGCCGCCGCCGTCGCCGAACTCGGCGGTGCGGTGCGATTCGTGGCCGCCGACCTCGCCGACCTCGATTCTGTGGGCTCTCTGGTGAGGCAGTGCGGCGACGCCGTGGACATCGTGGTGAACAACGCCGCCGGCTTCCCCGGTGCACTGACGGTGGAACAGGACGTGGCGTCGTTCACCTCGACGTTCGACACCAACGTGCGCGGTGCCTATTTCCTGGTCGCCGGGCTGGTGCCGGGCATGTTGCGCCGTGTGCGGGGCAGCATCGTCAACGTCACCAGCATGGTCGCGCACAAAGGTGTCCCCGGCGCGTCGACTTACAGCGCCTCCAAAGCCGCGTTGGAATCCCTGACGCGCACCTGGGCCGCTGAGTTCGGCCCACACGGGGTTCGGGTCAACAGCGTGGCCCCGGGCCCGACCGCCACCGAGGGCGTCGTCGCACAGTGGGGCGACGTCAATGACGAACTGGGCCAGGCGCTTCCGCTCCGGCGGACCGCACGCGCCGCCGAGATCGCCGAAGCCGTGCTCTTCCTCGCTTCGCCGCGGGCCAGCTTCATCACCGGCTCGACACTGCATGCCGATGGCGGCGGAGCCGCAGCCTGA
- a CDS encoding glycosyltransferase family 4 protein, protein MKILMVSWEYPPVVIGGLGRHVHHLSTALAAAGHEVVVLCRRPYGTDPSTHPSSDEVSEGVRVIAAAQDPHEFSFGDDMMAWTLAMGHSMVRAGLSLKMDGGQSVWRPDLVHAHDWLVAHPAIALAEFYDVPLVSTIHATEAGRHSGWVSGTLSRQVHAVESWLVLESDSLITCSASMRDEITDLFGPGLAETTVIRNGIDAARWPFALRQPRSGPPEILFVGRLEYEKGVHDIIAALPRIRRAHPGTTLTIAGDGTQQDWLIECARKNRVLKATRFVGRLDHEELLARLHSADAAALPSHYEPFGLAALEAAAAGTPLVVANVGGLGEAVIDGETGMSCPPRDVPALAAAVCHVLDDPAAAQRRAVAARERLSSDFDWHTVADETAQVYLAAKRREREPQPRRPIIEHALPDR, encoded by the coding sequence GTGAAGATCCTGATGGTGTCGTGGGAGTACCCGCCCGTGGTGATCGGCGGATTGGGTCGCCATGTCCACCACCTGTCGACCGCGCTGGCCGCCGCCGGGCACGAAGTGGTCGTGTTGTGCCGACGACCCTATGGCACCGATCCCAGCACCCACCCGTCGTCGGACGAGGTCAGCGAGGGCGTCCGGGTGATCGCGGCCGCGCAGGACCCGCACGAGTTCTCCTTCGGCGACGACATGATGGCTTGGACGCTGGCGATGGGCCATTCCATGGTCCGCGCCGGCCTGTCACTGAAAATGGATGGCGGCCAGAGCGTGTGGCGGCCCGATCTGGTGCACGCCCACGACTGGCTGGTGGCACACCCGGCGATCGCATTGGCCGAGTTCTACGACGTGCCTTTGGTCTCCACGATTCACGCCACCGAGGCAGGTCGTCACTCCGGCTGGGTGTCGGGGACGTTGAGTCGTCAGGTGCATGCGGTGGAGTCGTGGCTGGTACTCGAATCGGACTCGCTCATCACCTGCTCGGCCTCCATGCGCGACGAGATCACCGATCTGTTCGGCCCTGGGCTGGCCGAGACCACTGTGATCCGCAACGGAATCGACGCCGCCCGCTGGCCGTTCGCCCTCCGGCAGCCTCGCAGCGGACCGCCGGAGATCCTGTTCGTCGGGCGACTGGAATACGAGAAGGGCGTCCACGACATCATCGCCGCCCTGCCGCGAATCCGGCGGGCGCACCCGGGCACCACGCTGACCATCGCCGGCGACGGCACCCAGCAGGACTGGCTGATCGAGTGTGCCCGAAAGAACCGGGTGCTCAAGGCAACCCGGTTCGTCGGGCGGCTCGACCACGAGGAACTGCTGGCACGACTTCATTCCGCCGATGCCGCGGCGCTGCCCAGTCACTACGAGCCGTTCGGCCTGGCGGCACTGGAAGCCGCCGCGGCCGGAACACCGCTGGTGGTGGCCAATGTCGGTGGCCTGGGCGAAGCGGTCATCGACGGCGAAACCGGGATGTCGTGCCCACCGCGCGATGTGCCGGCCCTGGCCGCCGCGGTCTGCCATGTTCTCGATGACCCGGCCGCGGCCCAGCGCCGCGCCGTGGCCGCCCGGGAGCGACTCAGCTCCGACTTCGACTGGCACACCGTCGCCGACGAGACCGCCCAGGTCTACCTGGCGGCCAAACGCCGCGAGCGAGAGCCGCAGCCGCGCCGGCCGATCATCGAGCACGCACTGCCGGACCGGTAG
- a CDS encoding electron transfer flavoprotein subunit beta/FixA family protein, with amino-acid sequence MTNIVVLIKQVPDTWSERKLSDGDFTLDREAADAVLDEINERAVEEALQIREAEGAEGTVTVLTAGPERATEAIRKALSMGADKAVHILDDGMKGSDVVQTGWALARALGAIEGTELVIAGNESTDGVGGAVPAIIAEYLGLPQLTHLRKLTVADGKVTGERETDEGLFTLEASLPAVVSVTEKINEPRFPSFKGIMAAKKKEVTVLTLAEIGVEADEVGLANAGCKVTASIPKPPKTAGEKVTDEGDGGTKIAEYLVGQKII; translated from the coding sequence ATGACGAACATCGTGGTCCTGATCAAACAGGTCCCAGACACCTGGTCGGAGCGCAAGCTCAGCGATGGCGACTTCACGCTGGACCGTGAGGCTGCCGACGCCGTGCTCGATGAGATCAACGAGCGGGCCGTCGAAGAGGCGTTGCAGATCCGCGAGGCCGAAGGCGCCGAAGGCACCGTCACGGTGCTGACCGCCGGCCCGGAGCGGGCCACCGAGGCGATCCGCAAGGCGCTGTCGATGGGTGCTGACAAGGCCGTGCACATCCTCGACGACGGCATGAAGGGTTCCGACGTCGTCCAGACCGGTTGGGCGCTGGCGCGTGCGCTGGGTGCCATTGAGGGCACCGAGCTGGTCATCGCCGGCAACGAGTCGACCGATGGTGTCGGCGGCGCGGTTCCGGCGATCATCGCCGAGTACCTGGGCCTGCCCCAGCTGACCCACCTGCGCAAGCTGACCGTCGCGGACGGCAAGGTCACCGGCGAGCGTGAGACCGACGAGGGTCTGTTCACCCTGGAGGCCTCGCTTCCGGCCGTGGTCAGCGTCACCGAGAAGATCAACGAGCCGCGCTTCCCGTCCTTCAAGGGCATCATGGCCGCCAAGAAGAAGGAAGTCACCGTGCTCACCCTGGCCGAGATCGGCGTCGAGGCCGACGAGGTCGGTCTGGCCAACGCCGGCTGCAAGGTGACCGCTTCGATCCCGAAGCCGCCCAAGACCGCCGGTGAGAAGGTGACCGACGAGGGCGACGGCGGCACCAAGATCGCCGAGTACCTGGTCGGCCAGAAAATCATCTAA